AAAGGTTTTACAGTTAACTGTTTTCGAAGAATTCCAATTACAAAAGGCGGCAGGTAAGCCGTAATCCCGCCTTCCGACCTTTTGAACCTGACCTTTACTTCTTCCAAAGGTATGCCAACAACCTCCGGATGTTCAGCTCCAAACCCTCTTGAAAGTGCAGCTTTGCTTGTAGGAACTTTTAAAGGATCGATTCCGATGAGCTCAGAGGCTACAATATCCAGAGCTACACAGTCATAACTTGCCATGACCACGCCTGCAAAGACAGGTGTGCCGTTCGAGGGGCCATTCCCTTCCATTCCAATCACCCCGTCCATAACTGCAAGATGAGGCTTGGCGATAGAGTAAATATCAACAACTGCGTGCCCAAAACGGTCACGGTATTCCAGGGCATGGGCCTGTTTTCTTATTTTCTGAGGCACTACCCCAAAGAAGTTTTTGACAGCCCCTGTATAGAGTGTTAGTTCGTGCGTCTTGAGTTTTGGAAGTGAGATTACCACATCGGCCTCAAGGACTGCTTTTGCTATGTACAGGCGTGGGAAATACCTGGCATTGGGAACAGATACCTCGGTGTAACCTGAGGTCTCGAAATTGATAAGCTCTGCACCGAAAGCGGATGCGACACCTTCAATTCCCGATGCACGAAAAGCTTCCGAAGTTGTGGTATAACCTGGTTTCGAAATCCCTGACCCGTCTCCTATTACAGGAATACCTCCCGCCTCCAGGACCAGTTCACACATCGCGGATACTACTGCAGGATGAGTGGTGACCGCGTCCTCCGGAGTCCGTATAGCAAGCACATTGGGTTTAAGAAGCACACGATTGCCCGGAGATATAACGCTCTCAAGCCCGCCTATCAGGGCGAGTGCCTCCTTAATCGCACCTTTTACATGTGAATAGTCTGGGCAACGTACAATGGAAACTCTTGTGTTCATAAAACCTCAGCAGGAAATCCGTTAAATCTTCAGATTTAGTGGGTAGTTGATTCTTATCCGTCTTAATTGCTGATCGGGTTAACGTTGGCTCCAAATGTTGATTTTGTTGGCCGGTAAGAGGAAAAACTTTCAAATGATTTTTCTGGAAGGGCCCACATTTAATCTAAGTATTTGCTCCATGTGAATTACATGTCCAGATAGAAGATAGGCGGAGCAGCCCTTATATACTCGGTGGTATCTTTTACCCTCTCAATGTGCTTCCAGGCTTTTTCTATAGTATCTCTGGGCATACCGGTGTTCTTTTCAGTAATCTCTAAAGACAGTTTATGTTCCTGGGCATACAGGAGCTGGTCTATAATGTGCATGGGCATACGCCAGTAGAACTCCTCATCAGTCGTATAATGGCTCCAGGTGTCGGCACTTGGCGGACGCTTTATAATTTCCTCATTTACCCCGAGGTGTTTTGCCAGAGCATAGATCTGAGTCTTGTAGCAATCTGCAAGAGGCTCGAGGTCTACGCCACCGTCCCCGTATTTCACAAACTGACCAAGGACAAGTTCGGTCTTGTTGGTTGTGCCGCACACCACGTAATTCATCTTTTCGGCATATATATATTGGACTACCATTCTTGATCGCTGTTTGACCCCCTGCAGCCCAATCAGTTCCAGATAATCATTTGCTTTCAACCTGTGCTTGGCAACCGTTTCCCCGTCTTTTATCAGCCTGATATGAGGAACGTTCAACAATCCCTGATTCAGGAAATCAGGCAGCACGAGTGAGGTTTTATGTATTTTGGGGTCGTATTCCGGACAGGTCTTTTTTATAATCTGTTCCTTTTTGTTGTAAATGTCAAGAGCTTCAATGATTGGAGAAATAGGAACTTCCTCATATGAAACTCCCAGGTTTTCACAGACTTCTGCCCCCAGAATTTTGCTTGAAGGAGCCGATTCTTTTTCCGGAAGAAGTAGACCATATACGTTTTCCTTTCCGAATTCCTGTACGCAAAGCGTAAGAGCTACAGCTGAATCAATACCCCCCGAAACCCCTAAAACCACTCCTTTTTTCTTAAAAGCCGTGACCTGCTCTCTTATAAAGCCCCTGAGTCTTTCAGCAAGCTTATCAGCATCTCTGTTGAGTTCTTCCTTTATATTAACATTAAGTTCTTCCTTTACCTGCATATTATTTACTCCTAAAATGATTGAAATGTTTATTTTTAAATGATTGGACTGTAATTCAAAATCAAATCGTTTAAATAAAATAGTTTAATCATGTTTAAGAGTCTTTTATATTCAAGTTAAGTTTCTCTGCAACTTCCTCTATAAGAAGCGGCGATAGTTCCTGGTTAAGTTTTTCCAGTCCTTCTTCCCTTGGCATTTCCCCACTTCGGACAAGTCCTGCTATGTCAAAGGCATATGGATGGAAGCCGTACTTTTTGAAGTGGTTGTAGCATGCAAAAGAATTCAGTGTACAGTTAGTTGAATTGCTGTCATTGAGGTCAGGAGCTTTCCACCCGAGCCCTATTATTGTTTCAAGCACTTTATCCTCACTATATTCCCAGAGACAGAGAGGGTGCAGCATGAATGGAGCAATCTCCCCTATATTTTTAATGACTTCATTTTTTATAAGGAACGTCTCATCTTTGTCATCAATACCTATTTTTTGAAGCTGCTTTTCAAAAAGGTTCCTTGACCATTGTATGAAATTAGCTGACAGATTGATTATGGGCTTTGGAGACTGTCCTGCTGTAAAAGCAAATATAATAAAAGGAGCGTTCTGAACTATGGCCTGTTCCAGCAATTTCTGCTTAATGACGCTGATGCAGATATTGCATATGTCGCTTGCCCTGTATTTGGCAAACTTCGGGAAAGCATCATAGGATTCGGCTGCCTTTCGGAAGAGCTCGTACAGGACCTCTGTTTCCATTGTAAGCTTAAAATAGTCGCATCCTGCAATCTCACACATTTTCTTTGCATTTACTACGGCATAATCTGAAGTGAACCCGTTATCAAACTGGACAGCAAGTATTTTTAAGAAGGGATAGTCTTTTTTGAGTTTGTAAAGGGTGTATGAAGAGTCTTTTCCACCTGAAAGTGCAAATATCACATCATAATTGCCCTTGCCGCTGTATTCGTTAAAGAGTTTTTCAATCCTGTTGAGATACTGCTCCTTTTCCTGTGAAGAAAGAGGAACGTAAGTCTCACAGAAATGGCAGATACCGCTTTCTTCGTTAATTTCTATACCTGGAATATCCGAATCCAGAACACACTTTTTACATACTCGCTTTGACATGCTGATACTCCTCTATAATGGACCTGTTGGAGATTTTCCCGTTCTCGTTCAGCGGAAGATGGTCAATGAATAAGATCTCTCTGGGGTATAGGTAGCCTGGCAGGTTCTTCCTGCAAAAAGCAAAAATTTTATCGACTTCGGTTTCCTGATTTGGTATGACCATGAGGCTGATCGCATTACCCATAAGCTCATGGGATATAGGCACAACAAAAACACTGGAGACCTCATTGTTCATCTCGATCTCTTTCTCGATCTCTCTCGGGTTAACCCGGTGGTCACCTATTTTTATGAGGTCGTCCTTACGGCCAAGGAGCTTGATGTATCCGCCTGAAAGTTTCTGTGCCAGGTCCCCTGTATGCATCCACCCATCGAGGATCTTCTGTTCAGTTGCTGCTTCATCATTCAGGTAACCCAGAAGGATATTGTCTCCTCTGGCTACAAGCTCGCCTGTGTTACCAGGATCTACTGGCCGGT
The Methanosarcina sp. WWM596 DNA segment above includes these coding regions:
- a CDS encoding DUF362 domain-containing protein, which gives rise to MNTRVSIVRCPDYSHVKGAIKEALALIGGLESVISPGNRVLLKPNVLAIRTPEDAVTTHPAVVSAMCELVLEAGGIPVIGDGSGISKPGYTTTSEAFRASGIEGVASAFGAELINFETSGYTEVSVPNARYFPRLYIAKAVLEADVVISLPKLKTHELTLYTGAVKNFFGVVPQKIRKQAHALEYRDRFGHAVVDIYSIAKPHLAVMDGVIGMEGNGPSNGTPVFAGVVMASYDCVALDIVASELIGIDPLKVPTSKAALSRGFGAEHPEVVGIPLEEVKVRFKRSEGGITAYLPPFVIGILRKQLTVKPFINTSNCVLCKACVMNCSAHAIEEVGRTLKINQQKCIQCYCCREMCPNDAVEIKKSLLLKIITRSRIR
- the nadE gene encoding NAD(+) synthase; the protein is MQVKEELNVNIKEELNRDADKLAERLRGFIREQVTAFKKKGVVLGVSGGIDSAVALTLCVQEFGKENVYGLLLPEKESAPSSKILGAEVCENLGVSYEEVPISPIIEALDIYNKKEQIIKKTCPEYDPKIHKTSLVLPDFLNQGLLNVPHIRLIKDGETVAKHRLKANDYLELIGLQGVKQRSRMVVQYIYAEKMNYVVCGTTNKTELVLGQFVKYGDGGVDLEPLADCYKTQIYALAKHLGVNEEIIKRPPSADTWSHYTTDEEFYWRMPMHIIDQLLYAQEHKLSLEITEKNTGMPRDTIEKAWKHIERVKDTTEYIRAAPPIFYLDM